GGGGTTGTCGTGACAGGGCTGCCACTGACAACTGGATTGGTCGGATAGCTGGGATAGCCGGCGGTGACGGGAGCCGCGTTCGGATAGCCGGCGGTCGGATAGCCAGCGGTCACCGGAGCAGCGGTTGGGTAGCCAGCTGTCGTTGGTGGATACATCTGTGCCCCAGCAGATCCAGATGCGGGGACGCGTAGGCTGGACCAGTAGTTGCTGGTGTACGTGTTGGTTGGATAGGGCGTGTTCGATGGATAGTAGTTGCCGGAGCCAAAATACGAACCAACGTTGGGCCACCACGAACCGAAGAAGCTTTGCCGCGGTTGGTTCGGCCAATAGTAAGGGGCCGTTTGCAGCGGGCTGTTCTGATTGCCAGCGTTTGGGCCGGTGATCGGCGAATAGGCGGTTGTCGTGCCGGTGGGTGGCAGGACGTATTGGTTTAGCGAACCGCCGCGGTAACCGGCTGAATAGTTGGCAGCTCCAACCGGCAGCGCGGGCTGATTCGCTGTCGGCAGCGAATAGGAGGTGACGGCCATGCCTTGCGGCGGGAACGCAGTGGCTGTCGATCCGAACTGTTGCTGGCCGTTATAGACCGGTGGGTAAGCGACGTTGGTGGTCGGCAGGTAGCCGGCGGTCACCGTTGGCCCCTGCGGCGTCGGCATGTAGGTCCCGGTGGGGACATAGTAGGCGGTGCGGTTGCGACCAAACAACCAATCGCAAAGCGGGCCAGCTTGAGCGGGCGCAGCGATTGCCAAGCATTGGATTGCCGTCAGGACGACGATTGCAAGTGCTGGTTTGTTTTGAGTCGACATGATTTTTACCACGGATAGGTTTGCAGAGAGCGCGAGCGATTAGTCGCAACGCTTCGCGGCTCTCTTTAAAGTTCCACCGCCAACACCTAGGGCGGCGTTGGAGTTCGGTTTGCGGAATGCTTGTTGGACCAAATCCCACCAACCAACGTCAATCATTCTTAACGAGGAAGCGAGAATTTGGAAAAATACAACGATTACGGGGTGCAGCGAGTGCGGGTTGCGAAGGTTTTTAGGTCCCGTTTCGCTCGGTAGCCCGCGGCGCGCACGCCTCTGTTGGGAAGATAGCTTACAAATTCAGCCGTTGTGATTTCCGACTCCGGCCTTCTGCGTTAAACTCCAGGTTTCCACGCCGCTTTGGCGAAATTCCCCCTTTGCTCTCCTCAACCGAAGTCCGCTCATGCTCGATGCCGCCAGTATCCTTGGCCCCGATGGACGCATCGCCAAGCGACTGACGCAATACGAACACCGCCCGCAACAGCTGCGAATGGCCGATGCGGTCGCCGATGCGATCGAACAGGGGCACCATCTTGTCGCCGAAGCGGGGACAGGGACGGGGAAGAGTTATGCCTATCTGGTCCCCGCGATTCTGTTCGCCACTGGCGACCAACGCGAAGAGGAGGCCGAAGATTCGGCGGGCGATCCGCCGCGACCTCGCCGAGTGGTGATCTCGACGCACACGATCAGCTTGCAAGAACAACTGATCATGAAAGACCTGCCGCTTTTAAACAGTGTGATCCCGCGCGAGTTTTCGTCGGTGCTGGTCAAGGGCCGATCGAACTATGTCTCGCTGCGGCGTTTGAAGCTGGCGCAGACCAAAGCCGCCGGGATGTTCGAACGCGATACGCAGCACGTTCAGCTGCGTCAGATCACCGAATGGGCCAAGGAGACGACCGACGGCAGTCGCAGCACCGTGCCGACGCGGATCGAAGCTGGCGTGTGGGATGAAGTCGCCAGCGACAGCGGTAACTGTATGGGACGCAAGTGCGAGACGCACGATAAGTGCTTCTATTACGCAGCTCGCCGGCGGATGCAAAACGCTCAGATCCTGGTCGTCAACCACGCTCTGTTCTTCAGCGATCTGGCGCTGCGACAGCAGGACATCAGTTTATTGCCCGATTACGACGCGGTGATTCTCGACGAATGCCACACGATCGAAGCTGTCGCCGGGGACCACTTGGGAATCCGAGTTTCCAACGGGCAGATCGATTACATCCTGAACAAGCTGTATAACCCGCGGACGCAAAAGGGGCTGTTGATCGCTCACGATCTGCAGCGGTTGCAACAGGACGTCGACCGTTGCCACTTCGCCGCCGACGAGTACTTTGCTGGCCTCTTGGATTGGTGGGACGAAGACCCGCGCCGCAACGGACGCGTCCGACGACCGAACCTGACGCCCAACGTCGTCAGCGATCCGCTAGCGGCGTTGGCGAAGCAATTGAAACGCTATGGCGATGGAATGGACAACGAATCGGTCCGCAAGGACTTCATGTCGGCGCACGATCGGTTGACGGTGTTGGCTGAATCGCTGAAGTCGTGGAACGAACAACTGTTGGATGGCTACGTCTACTGGGTCGAACGAACGCGGTCGCATCGCGGTTTCGACCGGGTGAATCTAGCGGCGACGCCGATCGATGTCGGCGAAGCGCTACGCGAGATGCTGTTCCAGAAGACCCGTTCGGTCGTGATGACAAGCGCCACGCTGGCGGTCGGCAGCGAAGCGAACTTCGATTTCTATCGCTCTCGCGTCGGGCTCACCGGCGGGGAATCGCTGCGTGTGGGCAGCCCGTTCAACTATCGCGACCAAGCGACACTGATCGTTGTCGATGGCTTGCCCGATCCGTCGAGCCAGCGGGAGGCCTTCGAACGGGCGCTCCCCGAACAGGTGAAACGCTACATTTTGGAGACCGATGGGCACGCGTTTGTGCTCTTCACAAGTTACGGTCTGCTGAAGAAAGTCGCCGCGGCGTTGACGCCTTGGTTGGTCCAACAGGGAATGTCGCTGTTCACCCAAGGAGGCGACCAATCGCGGACGCAGATCCTCGATGCGTTTCGCAGCAATCCACGGAGCGTGCTGTTTGGCACCGACAGTTTCTGGCAGGGAGTCGACGTGCCGGGAGACGCGTTGCAGAACGTGATCATCACGAAATTGCCGTTCAGCGTCCCCGACCATCCACTTTTGGAAGCCCGCTTGGAAGCGATCCGCGCCGCCGGCGGTAACCCGTTTGTCGATTACCAATTGCCCGAAGCTGTGATCAAGCTGCGACAGGGCTTTGGGCGATTGATTCGAACCGCAACCGATACCGGGATGGTGGTGATCCTCGATCCGCGCGTGCAGACCAAACCGTATGGTCGGATCTTCCTTGAATCGTTGCCCGATTGCCATCGGGTCGTACACAGCGTCCGCGCTCGACAGAGCTGAAGCCGCCCTGGCGAGAACTCCAGCGGCGATGTTGCAGTGGTATGGCGACGTTAACCGACGACTTCGCCATGAACTCGGTTGATCGTTTCCTGGTAGACCTGTTCGTAACGAAGCGCACTCTGCCGCCACGACCAGTCCTGCTGCATCCCGGTTCGAACGATTTGTTCCCATACATCGGGCCGATCGCGATAGGTCGTTACCGCGCGATCGAGTGCTTCGCCCAAAGCGCGGGCGTGAAAGCTGTTCATATGGAAACCTGTCGCCGTCTGATGGCGGACCGTCTCGTCGGTGGTATCGGTCACCGTATCGGCCAGACCGCCGGTCGGGTTGACGATCGGAACGGTGCCGTAACGCAGGCTATACAACTGGTTCAACCCGCACGGTTCATACCGGCTGGGCATTAGGAACATATCCGACGCCGCTTCGATGCGGTGAGCCATTTTGTCGGAGAAACCGAGATGGACGGCGAGGCGTTTGCCATAGCGATTTGCCAAATCAGAGAGCGTCTGGTGATACCGAGGATCGCCGGTTCCCAAGACGACCCACTGCACCGGGCTACCATCGCCCAACCAGTTGTTCATCATTTCAGTGACCAGATCCCAGCCCTTTTGGTCGGCCAAGCGACCGATCAATCCGATCAAAGGAATCTCGGGATTGTCCTCCAACCCCAGTTCCTGTCGCAGCGCACTGCGATTGGCCTGCTTGCCAGCCTTCCAATCGTCGATGCCATAATGCGTGTCGAGATGTTGGTCGGTCGACGGATCCCAGATCTGGTAGTCGACGCCGTTGACGATCCCCGACAGCACGTCGCGTCGGTTTCGCAACACCCCATCCAAACCGCAACCGTATTCGGCCTGCTGGATCTCTTGAGAATATCGCTGCGAAACGGTGGTGATCGAATCGGCGAAGACGAGTCCCGTCTTTAATAGGTTCAGATGGCCGTAGAACTCCATTTTGTCCGGCGTGAACTCGCTCCAACCGAGGCCGTTGAGCAACATATCCCAGTGCCAAAACTGTCCCTGGTAGGCCATGTTGTGGATCGTCATGATCGTCGTGACATGATCCATCCAAGGATGCGATTCGAAGCGGTTGGCGACATAGGCCGGGATCAGACCGGTCTGCCAATCGTTGCAATGGACGATATCCGGGGGAGAATCGAGGGTGTCGATCGCCGACAGAGCGGCCCGACAGAAAAAAGAAAAGCGTTCGCAGTTATCCCAAAAATCACCTTGAGCGTCGCCGTACAGATGCTCGCGATCGTAGTAGGACGGTTGGTCGATCAGCAGCACTTCGCATTGATCGCCGGGCAGATAGCTTTTCAATAATCGCGCTGTGACCGTTTTGCCCGCGATCTCGACCGAGACGCTATGGTCTGTCGGTTCGATCGGCCGACCACACCCAAACACCTGGCGAAAGGCGGGCATAATCACCGTCACCTTGTGCCCACGCTCGGCCAATTGCTGCGGCAACGAACCGCAGACGTCGGCTAGCCCGCCGGTCTTGGCGAATGGAACAGCTTCGGTAGTCAGTAATACGATATTCAACGGGCTCAATTCCACGGTCGATGTCACTTCATGATGCTCGACGGTTCGGCAGCGCGGGTGCCCCCCGGCCCCCGATATCAAACGGTCTTCTATTGAACATACCCCAAGAAACGTGTACCTGCCACGACGATTACCCCTGGGTTGTCTGAAGACTTTTCGATTAACTTATAAGGTGGGTGGGTCATTGTTAATTGGCGAAGTAAACTTGCTGGGCAAGGATTACGGCTTGTGCCGCCCCACGCCCCCCTCTGCCTCGGAATCTAATAACCCTGTAAGTGTCCATGTCGGTATCGGTCAACGATTTTTGGAATCGCATCGCAAACAGTGGTCTCGCCGATGCAGCGCAATGCCGACTCTGGGCCGTCGCTTACGTGCAAAGCAATGGCGGCCCGCCGATCAGTGCCAAAGATCTGGCCAAGTGGATGATCGGGGCCGGGGAATTGACCCTTTTCCAAGCGAAACATCTCCTTTCGGGATCCTCCCAGCGACTCGTCTTCGACCGATATTCGCTGACCGAACCTGTCGACAGCCCCCCCCTTACAGGATGGTTTCACGCTTTCGACCGCGAAATTGGACAAGCCAGCTCGAAATGCTTGCTCTATTTTCTCGATCCCAAACAAGCAGCCAAAACCGTTGGCAATCGATTCACCCAAGCTCGCCGGATCGAATCCGACCATCTGCAGTCATATGACCTGATCGCCCCCCCCACCGGTGAGCGAGTTTTATGGTCGCATCTGCCACCTGGTAAAACGTTGGCCCAGCGGCTGCAAGCGGGACGACTGCCCCAAGAATTGGTCGACCGCATGGGGAAACAATTGGCTGCCGCCCTGTCGGCCCTGCACGCCATCGACCAGCCCCACGGTTGCATCCACCCACGCTATGTCTGGGTCACCGATCAAGGGGAATCGATCCTGTTGCGCGACCCGATCACTCGGCCGGTGTCGCCGCTGGAACCACAACCCGTCGGATGTCTCGACGCGCTCGATCCCAAGGGGGATGGATTGCCATTGAGCGCATTTGCCGCCCCTGAATTCAGCCTCCCTGGCAAAAATCCCGATAAATCGACCGACCTGTACGCGTTGGGCTGCTTGCTTTATCTCGCCCGATTTGGCCAGCCCCCCTATTCGGCTTCACAGCCCGACGCGCTGATCCATCTTCATTCCAGCGCGATCCCCGAAGGCTTGCAAGCCGTTCAGCAAGGGGATCGATCCGAGCCGCTGCTGCGCGTCGTTTCCCACTTGATGGCCAAAAACCACGACGCGCGAATCCCTTCGGCCGACCAGTTGATGTCGATCTTTGAAGTGATCGAATCCGATCCCCAAGCGGCCGTGGCAGCTCCCGCCGTGGCAGCTCCCGCCGCGGCAACGCCCCCGCCAGCACCAGCGCAACCGCCAGCGGCCGCCGCGCCTCCGCAGGCCCCCGTGCCGGCCCCCCCCCCCATTGCGCAGCCGACGCCCGCTCCGGTTCAACCGATTGCGACAAACGACGCCCCCACCACCAATCCGCAACCGAAACAGCGCCCAGCAGCCGCGACGCCGGCCGCTGCGTCAGTGCCTAAATCGAAGCCGGCTCCGGCCGCTGGCCACCGTGCGGCGACACCATCAACTGCCGCGGCACCCCCCAATCAATCGACTCCGGTAGCCCCCGTCGCCCAACCGGCAGCTCCCGTTGCGGCTCAACCCGTTGCGTCACCACAGCCGACGGCGAATCCGACCCCAGTTCAACCCGCCGCTGCCGTCCAAGCTGCTGCTGCGGCGGCGGTCCCTCAGGCGGCGGCCGCTGCAACCGGAACCGCGGTCGCTGCCGAACCGATGCCCGACGACGAATCGCCGGGGCCGAAAAAGAAACGCCCTGCGGGACGGACTCGCAAGAAGAAGAAAAAGAAGAAAAAGGCAGCCGCCATGGTGATCGGCGGCGTCGGATTTTCGATGCTGACCCTGTTGATCGCCGTGTTGTTGATGAACAATCGCGGGCCGCGTCGCGATCCCGATCCCGAACCAGTCGCGTTGCCGTCGGTTCCCCGTCCCGCAGCCGTTGCCACGTCAACACCACGCGCGACACCGACGCCCGACGGCCCGACGCGTTCGTCAGGGGGAACGTTTGATGTCATCGATGATCGCTATGCGTTGTGGTTGCCGCCGGACGAGAGCGATCCGCCGCCGCTGACGATGTTGCCACCTGGCCCACAAATGATCGTCGTTCTGCGCCCGGCCGACATCATTGCAACAAGCCCCGGCCGCAAGCTGATGGCGGCGATAGACACCGAACTACAGCCTGCGTTGGCGGCATTGGAAAAACGAATCGGCGTGCCGTTGGGTGAAGTCGAACGTTTGACGATGGCGGTCGAAGGGAGTTCCGCAGGTGGAATTCAAGCGGCGCTATCGGTCGAACTTGTCGACGAACGATCGTTGGGGAGTTTACGAAAAGCGTGGGGCGATCCCGAAGCGGCGGTCGTCGCTGGCGATCAAACGATCTTCGCCGGTGAAGATGTCGATACCGATGCCTACTACGTCGCAAAAGAATCGCCGGTCGATTCGATGCCGATTCAACATTTTGCTGTCGGTTCGGTCAAACAGATTCAACAGGTCGCTGAAATTGGCGGAGGCGAAATTCCGTTGCCTCGCCAGTTTGAACAGACCTGGAAACACGTCCGCGGCGATGGCGAGTTCACTGTGGTGGTCACCCCTAATTTTCTGTTTGCCGACGGAAAACGAATGCTGGCCGATTACGCCCCCAGCATCGCAGCTCCGCTTAAACAGATGTTGATCCCCGACACCTCGGTGGCGATGTTGTCGATGCAGTTCCATCCGACATGGTACGGCGAAATTCGGCTGGCCCCCGGCGGCGGCACCTCGGTGGCCGTCTTGAAGCAACGCCTGACAACACAGTTCTCCGATCTACCGATCCACGCCGAAGCGTTCCTCAACCGCTCGACTCCCCATCCTTCGTGGCGGGCGTTGGCGCTCCGCTTGCCGCGGATGCTCGACGCGGTCGATGCTCAATCGCGGACTGGGATCAGCGACAACCAAGCGGTCGCCAACTTCTATCTCCCTAGCCAAGCCGCCCCCAACGTGTTGTTAGGTTCTTGGTTGGCGATGAACACGCCCGAGGGAACGGTCAGCATGGCGGCGGGCCCCGCGGCGGCCAAGCCGTGGACGATCGATGAGATGTTGGAGAAACCGATCAAGGTCAGCTTTGAACAAGAACCGCTCCACTTCGCTGGCTCAACCGTGGTCGATGAGATCAACAACATTCGGCCCAAGGGGAGCCCGGAACTGAAGGTCGTGATCCTCGGCAACGATCTGCAAAAAATGGGAATCACGCAAAACCAACAGATCCGCGATTTCAAAGCCGATGGGGTCAAGCTGCGCGACGTTCTAACCCAGTTGGTCCAACGGGCCAACATCGTCAAAGATCTAACCGATCCGGCCGATCCCAAGCAGGCGTTGATCTGGTTGTTGGGCCCCGATCCCGACGAGACCGACAACCAAGTGATCTTGGTCACGACGCGCGATGGTGCCAAAACGGCGGGTTACACGCTGCAGCCCGAGTTTGTGATCAAAGAATAGACGAGCGAGAACGATTCCCCGCGTGGAAACCTCTCGCCCGCGATCGCTATAACTTTTTGAAGATCTTCCGCCCCGTCGTGCTCAGCGGCAGCTTGCCGATCTGTGTCCGAGTCAGCCAACGCGTGCCGGGGTCGCTGATCGGTTGGGCTTCCCCAGCCAGCTTAGCCGACAAAACCTCCAGCATAATCCGGTATTTGGTGACTCCGTGTTTGATGCGCATCAACGGTTGTGGGGGCTGGATCGATTGCCCAAACGCATCGCGCAGATGATCTGCGGCGACGAGCATCGCGTCGGCATCCCCTGCGACTTCGCAGCGAGGGAAGTCCCACAATCCGGCCCAACGTTCCCCCGGCTGGCACTGACGGACCAGAAACCGCTGTTGGTCGCAAACGACAACGGCCACTTCGCGACGGTCTTCGTATTGGATCTTCTTTACTTTGCCGGGGATCGATTCCTGCAGCCCCATCTCGCGCGCCACACATCCCGCAGCCAACGGGCAGGTGTCGCAGGTTGGCGATCGCGGCGTGCAGACGAGACTGCCAAGTTCCATCGCGGCTTGGTTCAGATGGCCGCTGCCACGCTGCGGCAAAATCGATTCGGCAAATTCCCACAACACTCGCTGCGACGCAGCGATCGTTGGCGGCGACCGAAGCCCGATTAATCGGCTGTACAATCGCAACGTGTTCGCTTCGACCACCGGCAGTCGATGGTCGCGGCTGATCGAAAGGATCGCCCCGGCGGTGTAACGTCCGATGCCAGGCAGCGCCAACACATCGGCAAACTGCTCTGGGAATTCGCCGTCGTGCTCCTCGACGATCTTCTGCGCCGCCGCGTGCATCTGGCGGGCGCGGCGATAATACCCCAGCCCTTCCCAGTGCCGAAGCACCTCCTGTTCCGAGGCAGCGGCCAATTCGGCGACCGTCGGAAAGCTCTCGGTAAAGCGTTCGAAATAGGGGATTACGGTGGCGACCTGCGTCTGTTGCAACATGATCTCGCTGATCCAGACGCGATACGGATCGCGACTCTGCCGCCAGGGGAGCGTCCGCGAATTGGTCTCAAACCATTGCAATAATCGCCGCCGCAATCGACTGCGCCATGCCGAATCGCGCCATCGTGGATCGTGATCGATCGATTCGGCTGCTGAACTCAAGGGATCCTTCTCCTTCACCGTCGCTTAGATCGGGCAGTGGGTAATCTGTAGATCGTCCGCCAGTTCGCGATGCGGCGTCTTGCCGAGCGTCTGTAGATCGCCGTGATAGGCGCGGACCGCTTCGTCCGCCGTGATCGTCCCATCAGCCAATTGCCGCAGGTATCCGATGAAGGCGATCTGATCTTCGGCAAAGTTGATCTTTCGACCAAACAGAGCGACTCGAGCGCCATACTTTTTGGCGTCGGCCAACATCCGGAAGGCGTCCATCGTCGTCCCCGCCGATCCGCCGAGGATGCCGACGACAAGCGACGAATCGTAACGGACCAGCGCTTCCATCGCGGCGGGGCCGAAGTAGGGCATCTTCAAAAACAGCGGCCGCCCGGCGCGGGTGATGCCGCCCAGCAAGCGGACGATGCAGTCGTTGACGTAACTGGCGACATCTTCGACGGGATGGACGATCGCATTGGGGGCGAAGACTTCCAAAAAGTGTCGGAAGCCTTTTTGTTCGGCTTCTAAACGGAATTGTTTGTAGTGGTTCAACGTCAAAGCATCGCGCTCGGCATCGTTGTTGAGCGTGATCGAATAGAGGCCCAGGTTGGCACCTTGAGTGCGTTCGACGTCGCGGCACTCGTATTTGCCCGACTGGATGTGATCGATCGTGGTGCTGCTGAATGGCAGCGAGGGTTGATGGCGGTAATGCGACCCGGGAGCGAACCAGATATCGGTGGTATCGTTGGCGCGAGCGGCGGGGGTGACCGGACTGTCGTCGAAAATCCGTTCATCAATCGTTAAGATCTCACTGGTGCTGGCGCTCATCAGCATGATGTCGACGAGTTTGCGATCGACGATTTCGCGGATGATGTCGCGAAATTCGTCGAGGGTTCGGAAGCGATGCCGTTGGTCCGCCGCGGCGGGACCGGGCCCCATCAAACCAAACGCCAGGTCGGGATCTTTGGCGTCGGCAAGAATGAAGTCGTTACAGGTTGGGTCGGCGGCGATCCGAGCCAATTTTTGGTCGAGCGATTTGTCCATTAGTCTTTGGGTAGTTTGAAATGGAAAAACAGTGGGACTGCGTCGTATGTGGATCGTGCACCGCGGACATCTTGGTCCGACCGATGTCGTTGGACGAACCTGTCGGTGCGGGGCGGATGCATCGTGTCGAACCGATCGGATTGACGACCGGAGGGTTGGCGTCGAACGCGGGAATCGCGATGTCGCGGTTGGGACTGGGCGTCGCGATGCTCAGTTATACAGGCAACGATGCCTGGAACACCATCATGCGAGAAAACTATAAGAAGCAAGGAGTCGACACAAGCCGCTTGCTGCGGCACGCCGAATTGCCCAGCAGCACCACCGTGGTGATGATCGATTCGGAAGGCCAACGCAGTTTCGCCCATCATCAAGGGGCGCCGCGGATGATCGATCGCCAGATGATCCTGGACAATTTGGATCTGATCGCCGCCAGTCGCATGTTTTTGATCGGGTACTATTCTTTGCTGCCGCATCTGCAAAACGATCTCCCTGAGATCTTTGCGAAGATCCGCGAGACAGGTTGTATGACCGCAATGGATGCTGCCGGCAGCGGAGGCGATCTGCAGCCGTTGGACCAGATCCTGCCGCATCTAGACGTCTACGTCCCCAGCCATAGCGAAGCGGAACATCAGACGGGGAAGTCGGATCCGCGGGCGATCATCGAAGTCTACCGCAGCTGCGGCGCGGTGGGACTGTTGGGAGTCAAACTGGGGAGCGACGGGGCGCTGCTGCAGGAGCCCGATGGAACGTTTTGGCAGATCGATCCGGTCGAGCCTCCAGGGGCGATCGTCGACACGACCGGGGCGGGGGATTCGTTTTACGCCGGCCTGATCGCGGGACTATTGCGGGGCATGCCGCCTCAAGATGCAGGGCGGTTGGCTGCGGCAAACGGAGCAATTTGTGTGACCGCTAGCGGGGCAACGACCGCGATTACCGACCTCAAAACGACCATGAACCTGGCGGGTTTGGGGACCGGTTAAAGCGGGAGATCGCGCGGACCGGCACTCTCGCTGAATACCCGAGAACCGTTACACACGTCATTTTTTCGCTGACGCTGTCATTTATCCAGGATTGCCCCGATACCCTAGCAAGCACACTTTGTGATGTGTGACTTTTGAAAATTTGAAAACAGTAGAATTACCAATCCTTGGAAGGGAGTCGATGATGAGACATTTCCTAATGTCTGGTCTATTTGCAGCGATGATTGCAGTTTGGTGTCCAATGGCATTTGCCGACTGCAATGATTGTGGCACATCGGATTGCGGCGGTAGCGTGGCAGGAAGCCCAAGCGACGCTGCGTGTGGACCTCAAATGGTCACCAAGACCATTCGCGTTCCTCAGATGGTTACCGAAACTCGAGTCGTCAACGTTGCCAAGACGCGTCAAGAGCAACGAACGCGAACGAAAACGGTTTACCGCAATGTGCAAGAGCAACGCTCGCGGACTGAATCGTACACGGTGAAAGTTCCTCAACAGCGAACACGCACCGAATCGTACACAGTGAAGGTTCCTTACACCGAAACGCAAACCTACACGGTTCGTGTCCCTCAGTGCAGCACCAAGACCGTCAACTACAAGGTCATGGTCCCTGAGTGCCGTACTCGTGAAGAATCGTACACGGTGATGGTTCCTTACACCGAGCAAAAGACCGCCAAGTACATGGTGAAGGTTCCTTACACCGAAACCAAGGTCGTAGACTACACGGTTAAGGTTCCTTACACCGAAACCAAGATCGTCGACTACACGGTTCAAGTTCCTTACACCGAACAAAAGACCGAAACCTACACGGTTAGCGTTCCTTACACCGAAACGAAGACCGAAACCTACACGGTTAGCGTTCCCTACACCGAAACTCGCACTGAAGAGTACACGGTTAGCGTTCCTTACACCGAAACCGAAACTCGCACGGTAACCGACGCTTGTGGCTGCCCACAAACGATCTGCTGCCAAGTTCAAAAGACTCGTTGCGAAACTCGCACACGTTGCATCAACGTTTGCAAGACTCGTTGCGAAGAGCGAACTCGCGAAGTTAAGGTTTGCAAGACTCGCTGCGAAGAGCGAACTCGCACCTACAACGTCTGCAAGACTCGTTGCGAAACGCGTCAACGCGAAGTCAAAGTTTGCAAGACTCGTTGCGAAACGCGTCAACGCGAAGTTCAAGTTTGCAAGACTCGTTGCGAAGAACGAACTCGCTGCTACACCGTCAAGAAGTGCCGTCCCGAGACTCGCACTCGTACCGTGAAGTACACCGTGATGGTTCCCGAGTGCCGCACTCGTGAAGTCAAGGTTGTCAACATGGTTTGCGAAACTCGCGAACGTCAAGTTTGCAAGACTCGCTGCGAAACCCGCCAACGTGAAGTTTCTTACACCGTGTGCGTTCCAGAATGCCGCACTCGTGAAGTTTCTTACACCGTTTGCAAGAAGGTTCCAGAGCAAGTCACCGAGAACTACACCGTTTGCGTTCCTTACTGCGAACAACAAACCGTTGAAGTTCAGGTCTGCAAGAACGTTTGCAAAGAAATCCAAGTTCCAGCTTGCAACTGCTGCTGCAACTAAAACAGCCTTCGCCGGCAACGCTTAAGTGTCGCCGGTCGGCTGGGAAGACCTTGCACGGAAACAAAGAATTCAATTCATCAAGCGTTCAACAGAAGCGAGATACAAGACCGGCGTAGCGGATGCAAACCACCGTCGCCATGACCACAATCAAACGATTGAGTTGCTTCTACTGAAAACCCACTCGCGC
Above is a genomic segment from Rosistilla ulvae containing:
- a CDS encoding carbohydrate kinase family protein encodes the protein MEKQWDCVVCGSCTADILVRPMSLDEPVGAGRMHRVEPIGLTTGGLASNAGIAMSRLGLGVAMLSYTGNDAWNTIMRENYKKQGVDTSRLLRHAELPSSTTVVMIDSEGQRSFAHHQGAPRMIDRQMILDNLDLIAASRMFLIGYYSLLPHLQNDLPEIFAKIRETGCMTAMDAAGSGGDLQPLDQILPHLDVYVPSHSEAEHQTGKSDPRAIIEVYRSCGAVGLLGVKLGSDGALLQEPDGTFWQIDPVEPPGAIVDTTGAGDSFYAGLIAGLLRGMPPQDAGRLAAANGAICVTASGATTAITDLKTTMNLAGLGTG